AATATTCGAGTTTCTAGAGCAGGTCAAGCCTTATTTAGATCCCTCCAGTTTAGAGGTGGCTTGGGAATTACTAGTAGAAAGTGGGGAAACAGTGACGCCAATCCAGATGGCAAATCTGCTGTTTTCAGAATCACAAGCGGCTCATCGCTACGCTGCGTATCACTTGTTATCAGAGGATAAAATCTACTTTAAGCAGAAGGGAGAAGCTTACGAGCCGCGCAGTGCAGCTCAAGTAGCAGAACGCAAACACCAGCTAGAGGTGGAAGCGCTAAAAGCTAAGGGACAGCAAGAATTTTTGGCTAAAGTAGAGGCGGCGCTCAAAGGAGAACCAGTTGAGTGGCAACGCCACGACCGCCACCGCTTGGAAGCCCTAGAAAAATATGCAGCCCTACTAGCTGATGTTATACGTGTGGGGTTAAGTTATGACTCTCTGGCTCGCGCCTATCCTCCGCCAGCGTTAGTCTTGGAAACGATGAATATGCTGGGACGCACCGCAACCCCCCAAGGAGCCTTTCAACTGTTAGTGGACTTGGGTTGGTGGAGTCCGCATGAGAACTTATTTCTGCGTCGTTCGTCAATTCCCGTACAGTTCGCTAGCAAGGTATTAGAAGTGGCGCAACAGCGATTGGAATCATATGTGCCAGATCGAGATATCAACCGCCTGGATCTGACCTACCTGAAGGTGTACACAATCGATGATGAAAGTACTACCGAGATAGATGATGGTCTAAGTTGGGAATTACTCCCCAATGGTAAGGAGCAGTTGTGGGTGCATATCGCTGATCCTACGCGCTGGTTGATGCCAGAAGATGAGTTAGACCTAGAAGCGAGAAAGCGGGGTAGTACAGTTTATTTGCCCACAGGCATGGTTCCCATGTTCCCTGAGGTCTTGGCAACAGGACCAATGAGTCTGGTGCAGGGAAAGGTTTGTTACGCCCTGAGTTTTGGGATTGTTTTAGATGACACTGGGGCAGTCGAAGATTACAGTATCCACCCAAGTTTCATTAAACCGACCTATCGCCTGACCTACGAAGATGTAGATGAAATGTTAGATTTAGGCGTGCAGGCGGAATCAGAAATTGCAGCGATCGCAAATTGGGCACAACGACGTAAAGCTTGGCGGTACGCCCAAGGAGCCATTAGCATTAATATGCCGGAGGCGATGATAAAAGTCAAAGGCGATGATATCAATATTGAAATCTTAGAAGACTCCAAAGCACGGCAATTGGTCGCCGAGATGATGATTGTTGCTGGTGAAGTTGCTGCCCGCTACGGTCAAAAGCATAATATTCCGTTACCATTTCGCGGTCAGCCACAGCCAGAATTACCCCCTGAGCAAGAATTGCTACAGCTACCCGCAGGATTCGTCCGTGCCTGTGCTATGCGGCGTTGTATGCCCAAGAGCGAAATGAGCATCACTCCTGTGCGTCATTCTGGCTTAGGTTTAGATACCTACACTCAAGCAACTTCACCTATCCGCCGCTACAGCGATTTACTGACTCACTTTCAACTTAAAGCTCACCTGCGTGGTGAAGTTTTGCCCTTTTCAGCAGAACAATTGAAAGAAGTCATGATGACCGTTTCTTCTATCACCCAAGAGGTGACGATGGTAGAACGGCAAACAAACAGATATTGGGCTTTGGAGTATCTGCGTCGTTACCCCGAGCAAGTTTGGGAAGTAACAGTGCTGATGTGGTTGAGAGAAGACAGTGGCTTGGCACTCATTCTGTTAGAAGATTTGGGCTTGCAGTTACCCATGTTTTTCAAACGGTCTGTGAAATTGGGCGAACAGCTATTAGTTAAAGTTTTTCATGCCGATCCACACAAAGATGTGATTCAGTTTCAGGAAATCGTTTATCAAGAAGCGCAACCTGCGACGAATTAAAAACTCACCACCTGTGTTTGCTAGCGGAAAGGGGAACTTCAAGAGTTGTCCTCGATGTGTAGAGAATTTGCACAAACCCTATTTGAAGATCAACTGATCTAGATATGCAGCGCAATCCAATTGCTGTTAAAGATTAATTCATAAATCCGGTTATAGACTCTTAGGATGCCCTGTTTCTTAACCACTAGCCCCGACAAAAGCAATTCCCTTTCCTCAGGACTATCAACTGAGATAACTTCTCCTTCGTGCAAAATTTGTCTATACAGCCCTAAAAGTTTAGTAGCTTGTTCATTAATCTCGAAGAGGCGCTCATCGCCTCCGGCGC
The sequence above is a segment of the Mastigocladopsis repens PCC 10914 genome. Coding sequences within it:
- a CDS encoding ribonuclease catalytic domain-containing protein, with translation MEKGTLVEFRLGSDRRLGVVDRPDGKARLFVIDERGQSHSLAPRQITYAVTGQPYKPSQIFEFLEQVKPYLDPSSLEVAWELLVESGETVTPIQMANLLFSESQAAHRYAAYHLLSEDKIYFKQKGEAYEPRSAAQVAERKHQLEVEALKAKGQQEFLAKVEAALKGEPVEWQRHDRHRLEALEKYAALLADVIRVGLSYDSLARAYPPPALVLETMNMLGRTATPQGAFQLLVDLGWWSPHENLFLRRSSIPVQFASKVLEVAQQRLESYVPDRDINRLDLTYLKVYTIDDESTTEIDDGLSWELLPNGKEQLWVHIADPTRWLMPEDELDLEARKRGSTVYLPTGMVPMFPEVLATGPMSLVQGKVCYALSFGIVLDDTGAVEDYSIHPSFIKPTYRLTYEDVDEMLDLGVQAESEIAAIANWAQRRKAWRYAQGAISINMPEAMIKVKGDDINIEILEDSKARQLVAEMMIVAGEVAARYGQKHNIPLPFRGQPQPELPPEQELLQLPAGFVRACAMRRCMPKSEMSITPVRHSGLGLDTYTQATSPIRRYSDLLTHFQLKAHLRGEVLPFSAEQLKEVMMTVSSITQEVTMVERQTNRYWALEYLRRYPEQVWEVTVLMWLREDSGLALILLEDLGLQLPMFFKRSVKLGEQLLVKVFHADPHKDVIQFQEIVYQEAQPATN